The Podospora pseudocomata strain CBS 415.72m chromosome 1 map unlocalized CBS415.72m_1, whole genome shotgun sequence genome has a segment encoding these proteins:
- the PRP31 gene encoding U4/U6-U5 snRNP complex subunit prp31 (EggNog:ENOG503NWX2; COG:A; BUSCO:EOG09264B2X), which yields MSSYADELLDDFGDDFSEEQGNDDDFFTDEGLANGAQVDTDMVEARDEGDGNEDADMIDEEAAAAAEDEAEAKAKIEKMNLGAVRDVRTVAGLMKTLKPVLEKIAHYEKQPAQSVDSVGNVEDHPEYHLLTQSNSLSTQIDNEIALVHKFIRDHYSVRFPELETLITNPLEYAKVVACLGNGPMDSDSIKGLLESTNNILGVSLKKVLDGPSLMIVTVEATTSKGQAMSEEELQRVVQACEMVISLDEAKKTLTQYVQSRMNIFAPNLTALIGSLTAAQLLNQAGGLTGLSKAPACNLPAWGSKKQNSSALATNVGIRQQGFIFQAPIIREVPSDLKKQAMKMFANKIVMCARTDCFHQFRDGSEGERLRDECLDRLDKLQAKPNAKGARALPAPDDKPSRKRGGRRARKAKEATAMTELRKAQNRVAFGKEEKEVGYGVGDSTKGLGMIGQRDDGRLRVAQIDQRTRAKLSAKSKGWGGTTSIGGASSSLRSLTGGGAGNISLASKGLRTSGVGTSLGGGATAGTVSSLVFTPMQGLELVDPKAMAESRKRKAEEEDRWFKGGTFTQIGGGSGGGGGGSGVFKKPALPPAKRVDTGSTKS from the exons ATGTCCAGCTACGCGGACGAACTCCTCGATGATTTCGGGGACGACTTTAGCGAGGAACAGGGCAACGATGACGACTTCTTCACAGACGAAGGACTCGCGAATGGCGCGCAGGTCGATACAGACATGGTAGAAGCACGCGACGAGGGCGATGGGAATGAGGACGCAGACATGATCGATGAAGAAGCTGCCGCAGCCGCTGAAGATGAAGCCGaagccaaggccaagatcgaAAAGATGAACCTGGGCGCTGTCCGTGATGTTCGCACTGTCGCAGGTCTCATGAAGACGTTGAAGCCTGTTCTCGAG AAAATCGCACATTACGAAAAGCAGCCAGCACAGTCGGTCGACAGCGTGGGAAATGTCGAAGACCATCCCGAGTACCACCTGTTGACCCAGTCAAACAGCCTATCAACTCAGATCGACAATGAGATCGCGCTGGTACACAAGTTCATCAGGGACCACTACTCGGTCCGGTTTCCAGAGCTCGAAAcgctcatcaccaacccgtTGGAATACGCAAAGGTGGTTGCTTGCCTTGGAAATGGGCCGATGGACTCGGATAGTATCAAGGGGCTTCTAGAGTCAACGAACAACATTTTAGGGGTCTCCCTCAAGAAGGTTCTCGACGGGCCCTCACTGATGATTGTCACAGTGGAGGCGACTACATCCAAGGGACAGGCGATGTCTGAAGAAGAGTTACAACGAGTTGTGCAGGCCTGCGAGATGGTTATCTCGCTCGATGAAGCCAAGAAGACGCTGACCCAGTACGTGCAATCACGCATGAACATCTTCGCGCCAAACTTGACAGCTCTCATCGGCTCTCTTACTGCCGCACAACTTCTCAACCAAGCGGGTGGTCTCACCGGTCTCTCGAAAGCCCCAGCCTGCAACTTACCAGCCTGGGGTtccaagaaacaaaacagctCGGCCCTTGCCACGAACGTGGGCATCCGCCAGCAAGGCTTCATATTCCAGGCACCCATCATCCGCGAGGTTCCCAGCGATCTCAAGAAACAAGCCATGAAGATGTTCGCCAACAAGATCGTCATGTGCGCCCGTACCGACTGCTTCCACCAGTTCCGCGACGGCTCCGAAGGCGAGCGTCTCCGAGACGAGTGCCTCGACCGTCTGGACAAACTCCAAGCCAAGCCCAATGCTAAAGGCGCTCGTGCCCTGCCAGCACCAGACGACAAGCCCAGCAGGAAACGCGGTGGTCGCCGCGCCCGCAAAGCAAAGGAGGCGACCGCCATGACAGAGCTACGCAAGGCCCAAAACCGCGTCGCCTTTggcaaggaagaaaaagaagttgGCTACGGCGTAGGAGACAGCACCAAAGGCTTGGGTATGATTGGTCAGCGAGACGACGGACGTCTCCGGGTCGCTCAGATTGACCAACGCACGAGGGCAAAGCTCAGCGCGAAGAGCaaagggtggggagggacgACTTCGATTGGGGGTGCGTCGTCCTCGCTCAGGAGTTTGACTGGTGGCGGGGCGGGGAATATCAGTCTGGCGAGCAAAGGGTTGCGGACCTCGGGCGTCGGGAcgagtttggggggtggCGCGACGGCGGGGACGGTTTCGTCGCTTGTGTTTACGCCTATGCAGGGGTTGGAGCTTGTTGACCCGAAGGCGATGGCGgagagcaggaagaggaaggcggaggaggaggataggtgGTTTAAGGGGGGGACGTTTACGCAGAttggtggggggagtgggggtggagggggtgggagtggtgtttTTAAGAAGCCTGCGTTGCCGCCTGCTAAGAGGGTTGATACGGGGTCTACCAAGTCTTGA
- the CLF1 gene encoding NineTeen Complex (NTC) component (COG:A; EggNog:ENOG503NVIZ) yields METSRGPPRVKNKAAAPVQISAEQLLREAVDRQEVALQKPTQRFEDLEELKEYQGRKRREYEDYVRRNRVRLANWLQYAQWELEQKELARARSVFERALDVHPNNTQLWIRYIEAEIKSRNINHARNLLDRAVTRLPRVSSLWYKYLYVMEMLGDIPGTRQVFDRWMQWHPDENAWAAYIRLEKRYGEYDRAREIFRAFTAVHPEPRTWLKWAKFEEEHGTTDLVREVFQTAIQTIAELLGDGAVDEKIFIAFARYEARLGEYERARAIYRFGLDNLPRSKSMILHAQYTTFEKQFGDREGVEDVIITKRRRLYEEQVKENPKNYDVWFDFARLEESGGNADRVREVYERAIAQVPPTQEKRHWRRYIFLFLFYAIWEEREAKDIERARQIYDTCLGLIPHKKFTFAKIWVAKAHFEIRQGQLTTARKTLGRAIGMCPKDKLFKEYILLEQKLYEFERCRTLYEKHVMYNPANCQTWIKWAEIERGLDDLERTRAIFELAISQPVLDMPEVVWKAYIDFEEEEGEYERTRELYERLLAKTDHPKVWISYAQFEINIPEADEGGEEDEDEERPVSEEAKERARKIFERAHKSMKERELKAERVSLLNAWLAFERTHGSPEDVEKVNKQMPRKTKKKRKLEDDTWEEYVDYIFPADDQQTRSLSNLLAMANAWKQQTGGKIGGEE; encoded by the coding sequence ATGGAGACATCACGTGGCCCACCGAGggtcaagaacaaggccGCCGCGCCTGTGCAGATTTCCGCCGAGCAGTTGCTTCGCGAGGCCGTCGATAGGCAAGAGGTCGCCCTCCAGAAGCCAACACAGCGCTTTGAGGATCTCGAAGAGTTGAAGGAGTACCAAGGTCGGAAACGTCGCGAGTATGAAGATTACGTTCGCCGAAACCGCGTTCGATTGGCAAACTGGCTTCAGTATGCCCAGTGGGAGCTCGAGCAGAAAGAGCTTGCGCGCGCCCGGTCTGTCTTTGAGCGCGCCCTCGATGTtcaccccaacaacactcAGCTTTGGATTCGATACATTGAGGCCGAGATAAAGAGCCGTAATATCAACCATGCGCGCAACCTCCTCGACCGCGCCGTCACCCGGCTGCCTCGCGTGTCGTCTCTGTGGTACAAGTATCTTTATGTCATGGAGATGCTGGGCGATATCCCCGGGACCCGTCAGGTATTCGATCGGTGGATGCAATGGCACCCAGATGAGAACGCGTGGGCGGCCTACATCCGTCTCGAGAAGCGATATGGCGAATATGacagggcgagggagatttTTCGCGCCTTCACCGCGGTGCACCCAGAACCGAGGACATGGTTGAAATGGGCCAAATTTGAGGAGGAACACGGAACGACTGATCTGGTGCGCGAAGTCTTTCAGACGGCAATACAGACCATTGCTGAGCTGCTGGGCGATGGTGCGGTTGACGAAAAGATATTCATTGCTTTTGCCAGATACGAGGCACGCTTGGGCGAATATGAACGGGCGCGGGCTATCTACAGATTCGGTCTTGACAACCTTCCAAGGTCCAAATCCATGATTCTTCATGCTCAGTACACCACTTTCGAAAAGCAGTTTGGTGACCgagagggagtggaggacgtcatcatcacaaagaggaggaggctttaTGAGGAGCAAGTGAAGGAGAACCCCAAGAACTACGATGTCTGGTTTGACTTTGCAAGGTTGGAAGAGAGCGGAGGCAATGCAGACCGTGTCCGTGAGGTTTACGAAAGGGCAATTGCTCAAGTGCCTCCCACTCAGGAGAAGCGCCACTGGAGGCGATACATCTTTCTGTTCCTCTTCTATGCGATatgggaggaaagggaagcCAAGGATATCGAACGTGCCCGGCAAATTTACGACACCTGTCTAGGATTGATCCCCCACAAGAAGTTCACCTTTGCCAAAATCTGGGTGGCCAAAGCTCACTTTGAGATCCGGCAGGGACAGCTTACCACTGCCCGAAAGACCCTGGGACGGGCCATTGGGATGTGTCCCAAggacaagctcttcaaagaatacatcctcctcgagcaaAAGCTGTACGAGTTCGAGAGGTGCCGGACCCTGTATGAGAAGCATGTCATGTACAATCCCGCCAACTGCCAAACATGGATCAAGTGGGCCGAGATTGAACGTGGCCTTGACGACCTGGAACGGACCCGCGCCATCTTCGAGCTCGCCATCAGTCAGCCAGTCCTGGACATGCCGGAAGTGGTGTGGAAAGCCTACATTGAtttcgaggaagaagagggcgagTACGAGAGGACTCGCGAGCTGTACGAGCGCCTCCTTGCCAAGACCGACCACCCCAAGGTCTGGATCAGCTACGCCCAGTTCGAGATCAACATCCCAGAAGCggacgagggcggcgaggaggacgaggacgaggagcgCCCGGTGagcgaggaggccaaggagaggGCTCGCAAGATCTTTGAGCGTGCTCACAAGAGCATGAAGGAGAGAGAACTCAAGGCCGAGCGGGTGTCACTGCTCAACGCGTGGTTGGCATTCGAGAGGACGCACGGCTCGCCAGAGGACGTCGAAAAGGTGAACAAACAGATGCCGAGGAAaacgaagaaaaaaagaaagctgGAGGACGATACGTGGGAGGAGTATGTCGACTACATCTTCCCTGCGGACGACCAACAGACCAGGAGCTTGTCCAACTTGCTTGCCATGGCCAATGCCTGGAAGCAACAGACGGGGGGAAAGattggtggggaggaatgA
- the GCV1 gene encoding Aminomethyltransferase, mitochondrial (EggNog:ENOG503NUHA; COG:E; BUSCO:EOG09263J6Z), with product MQSTRSTALSRALRTAVRSHPHTAKRHTSSVALLSQRFQPQSQHQQHQPQNILSRPAASFTPSLTQQIRHASSSTTPQTDLQKTPLYDLHLSHGGKMVPFGGFYMPVQYSSLGVAQSHLFTRSHASLFDVSHMVQRLILGPGAAAFLERITPSDCKNLETHKSTLSALMTLDGKGGISDDTIITKLAEDKFYVVTNAGCRGKDNNYIDREMAKWNTEMGHEGLKVREEQLDGWGLVAVQGPKAEEILQGVLAEEGVDLKKLLFGGSLYAKVKYGGGKVSSPLLISRGGYTGEDGFEISIPPAETVGVTEAFLASGPEEIQLAGLGARDSLRLEAGMCLYGHDLNDSITPVEAGLSWIIPKERRSENAGYYGAGVIAKQLVPRSKGGAGVHRRRIGLLVEGAPAREGAEIVSRSEDGKEAISLGTVTSGCPSPSLGKNIAMGYIKDGFHKAGTEVDILVRGRPRKAVVTKMPFVPTKYWKGTAPA from the coding sequence ATGCAGTCTACCAGATCAACTGCGCTCTCACGAGCACTCCGGACTGCTGTCCGCAGTCACCCCCACACCGCGAAGCGGCATACTAGTTCAGTTGCTTTGCTGTCACAGAGATTCCAACCTCAGTCgcaacatcagcaacaccagccacagaacatcctctcccgcccAGCAGCATCTTTCACACCTTCTCTTACACAACAAATCCGccatgcctcctcctccacgacccCCCAAACTGACCTCCAAAAAACCCCCCTCTACgacctccacctctcccacggCGGCAAAATGGTCCCCTTCGGCGGCTTCTACATGCCAGTCCAATACTCCTCCCTCGGCGTCGCCCAATCCCACCTCTTCACCCGctcccacgcctccctcttcgacgTCTCCCACATGGTCCAACGTCTCATCCTCGGCCCGGGCGCCGCCGCTTTCCTAGAGCGGATAACCCCCAGCGACTGCAAGAATCTCGAGACCCACAAGTCGACCCTCTCGGCGCTCATGACGCTGGATGGAAAAGGTGGGATTTCGGacgacaccatcatcaccaagctgGCCGAGGACAAGTTTTATGTTGTGACCAATGCTGGGTGCAGGGGGAAGGACAACAACTATATTGATCGGGAGATGGCAAAATGGAATACCGAGATGGGGcatgaggggttgaaggttagggaggagcagctggatgggtgggggttggttgctgTTCAGGGGCcaaaggcggaggagatttTACAGGGGGTTTTGGCagaagagggggtggatttgaagaagctgctttttggggggagttTGTACGCCAAGGTGAAGtatgggggtgggaaggtgaGCAGCCCGCTTTTGATCAGCAGGGGGGGTTATACCGGTGAGGATGGTTTCGAGATTTCGATCCCCCCTGCTGAGACGGTGGGTGTTACCGAGGCCTTCCTCGCTTCTGGGCCGGAGGAGATCCAGCTTGCTGGGTTGGGCGCGAGAGATAGCTTGCGGTTGGAGGCGGGCATGTGTCTGTACGGGCATGACCTCAACGACTCCATTACTCCTGTTGAGGCTGGGTTGAGCTGGATTATTCccaaggagaggaggtcggAGAATGCGGGTTACTACGGCGCTGGTGTCATCGCCAAGCAGCTCGTCCCCAGGAGCAAAGGGGGCGCGGGTGTCCACCGTCGCCGGATCGGTCTGCTTGTCGAGGGTGCGCCCGCGAGAGAAGGAGCCGAGATTGTCTCCCGCAGTGAGGATGGCAAGGAGGCGATTAGCTTGGGGACTGTGACGAGTGGGTGCCCTAGCCCGAGCCTGGGCAAGAACATCGCCATGGGATACATCAAGGATGGTTTCCACAAGGCTGGCACCGAGGTCGACATTTTGGTGCGTGGCCGGCCAaggaaggcggtggtgacCAAGATGCCGTTTGTGCCGACCAAGTACTGGAAGGGAACTGCCCCGGCGTAA
- a CDS encoding uncharacterized protein (EggNog:ENOG503NW6R; COG:I) yields MAVGGENGVLPNGGGNQSNGAGDHHIRRIPLSYDGANSEESALELVLTIRPDWADTASNKVEFVRFTDGITNTLLKAVNKRPGLSKEEVDSEAILLRAYGNGTDVIIDRFRETQNHELLMRHGLAPELLARFENGMMYRFIQGSPTQPEDLRKPVIYKAVAQRLAQWHAVVPCIKAPTGHSRKNSRADGPVTLDSNLGDAEFQNVIDNVAPGKPPPNVWTVMQKWIFALPTDTEAQRARQAELQKELTWLVSQLSQRPGLGVNGLVFAHCDLLSGNVIVLPKTSQGVTKGDKATENVTFIDYEYATPSPAAFDIANHFAEWGGFDCDFSVLPTRAQRRQFIDEYIRAYFAYREEKKPGAAAGVDQKAEVEQLLTEVDHFRGVPGFYWGIWALIQAEISTIDFDYASYAEIRLGEYYAWKDEVTGTRQKDGKEAPLRERRWAQEE; encoded by the exons ATGgctgtgggtggtgagaacgGTGTTCTCCCCAACGGCGGCGGTAACCAGTCGAACGGGGCTGGCGACCATCACATCCGTCGAATTCCGCTTTCTTACGACGGTGCCAACTCCGAAGAATCAGCCCTTGAACTCGTCCTCACGATCCGCCCAGACTGGGCCGATACTGCGTCCAACAAGGTCGAGTTTGTGCGCTTCACAGATGGCATCACCAATACCCTGCTGAAGGCGGTCAACAAGCGCCCAGGGCTCTCCAAGGAAGAGGTGGACAGCGAGGCTATTCTGCTACGTGCCTACGGTAACGGCACCGATGTTATTATCGACCGGTTCCGTGAGACGCAGAACCATGAGCTGCTGATGAGACATGGACTGGCCCCAGAGCTGCTTGCGCGCTTCGAGAACGGGATGATGTACCGCTTCATCCAGGGATCGCCCACTCAGCCCGAAGACCTGCGCAAGCCCGTCATTTACAAGGCTGTAGCGCAACGTCTGGCTCAGTGGCATGCTGTGGTTCCCTGTATCAAGGCTCCCACCGGACACAGCCGCAAGAACTCGAGAGCAGATGGGCCTGTGACGTTGGACAGCAACCTCGGGGATGCCGAGTTTCAGAATGTTATCGACAATGTTGCCCCAGGAAAGCCGCCCCCGAATGTGTGGACTGTGATGCAGAAGTGGATCTTTGCTCTGCCTACAGATACGGAGGCGCAAAGGGCTCGTCAAGCCGAGTTGCAAAAGGAGCTTACATGGCTGGTCTCGCAGCTGAGCCAGCGGCCCGGCCTGGGTGTGAACGGG TTGGTCTTTGCGCACTGCGACTTGCTCAGCGGCAATGTTATCGTTCTCCCCAAAACCTCACAGGGTGTAACAAAAGGTGACAAGGCTACCGAAAATGTCACCTTCATCGATTACGAATATGCTACCCCGTCCCCCGCAGCCTTTGACATCGCCAACCACTTTGCTGAGTGGGGCGGCTTCGACTGCGACTTCAGTGTTCTTCCCACTCGGGCTCAGAGACGCCAGTTCATTGACGAATACATCCGCGCCTACTTTGCTTACCgggaagagaagaagcccggtgctgctgctggtgttgaccagaaggccgaggTGGAACAGCTACTCACAGAGGTTGACCACTTCCGCGGCGTCCCAGGGTTTTACTGGGGCATCTGGGCTCTTATCCAGGCCGAGATTTCCACCATTGACTTTGATTATGCCTCGTACGCCGAGATCAGGCTCGGAGAGTACTATGCCTGGAAGGACGAGGTGACAGGCACAAGACAAAAAGACGGAAAAGAAGCACCCCTCAGAGAAAGGAGATGGGCTCAGGAGGAGTAA
- the npr3 gene encoding Nitrogen permease regulator 3 (COG:S; EggNog:ENOG503NVP5) — protein MVAPVLPSQDSFMGVALVINRSRDGPRLVFHYPRRKVLPAGVPEVVEGEDDLDDDDDRYGWPEAGASSVMHGAEMAPWNYDDHIFTESGTQLVPWEYVAGYPTKDLENLLTPNRAYHKRLFQVSLDNIYCVSCPIYVPENGMWQKKKRKKKQEQEQHQAESGPGAKEDDALPTKTDTGFRSGDRVARDGEPLGAGDAEGKEKAEKEKKASMTMFNLVFFLRPKKHEAKDLVDIMYTNIIKKINKAYKYCQERSDFVWKESKKILTLKDKGREERRKMSLLWDEILSTSSLAASMRDLYEAVSQNRIAALQLCTAEGMVTHSVQIPVPFHVSDLPDNGEASQPGLWLSTANTLMSDDAAEEPGFLDKNFALLLLVDEKRIITELQDDPDETTLAMIEFVRHCKPTLSFYQVGQQSSNVLSPTQVRKFAQHFIFWRRAIAIPPLHARDMYIVSPNCDMRKLPQAAAHWARQFPLVPALPSFLAELSVSPRPYKLHCPSKAHRPTYMAMLAWLIRGGWVTQICTFAYVVVWPEIIYEVEHALEAEQIAKEKKAQAMGRNANSIESDDAATIISPTAAALSDPSLSGFLPLLNDDNTPSSPSPNNPIAPSVTFTDLPLPLSHSQSLTNVQKAAWSTTSTSPTSPRNHHHRHALAGSHHQLGHQSPVTTSTSNLDLKSLSLRSQASPSSPSLSSSQNSGGGGGTTTRAEEIAEKARLSRIASRAAHDLAERSMLHTRKPVPMATSHPSVNHARHLEAMTPYIILDAKKATGMESLYLSAIWKRFKERAAEAKAARRARDGQQQQKTGSDTKSMASSGGGRSSNIGGKPHISGGVGQQQQQEWEERVADAWPMFLKYFNGRSALERIALQEEMKRKDVWNLLTAMSEYLLTVRHW, from the exons ATGGTTGCCCCTGTTCTCCCTAGCCAGGACAGCTTTATGGGAGTTGCACTGGTCATCAACCGCTCCAGAGACGGCCCTCGACTAGTTTTCCACTATCCAAGACGAAAAGTCCTCCCAGCAGGGGTACCAGAAGTTGTCGAGGGAGAAGACGAtttggacgacgacgatgacagATATGGTTGGCCAGAGGCAGGCGCCTCCTCTGTGATGCATGGCGCCGAAATGGCACCGTGGAATTATGATGACCACATCTTCACTGAGAGCGGTACACAACTAGTACCCTGGGAATATGTGGCCGGCTACCCGACCAAAGACCTTGAGAACCTATTGACACCAAACAGGGCATACCACAAGAGGCTCTTTCAGGTATCTCTGGACAATATTTACTGTGTCTCATGCCCCATCTATGTACCTGAAAACGGCAtgtggcagaagaagaagaggaaaaagaagcaggaaCAGGAGCAACACCAAGCCGAGTCTGGACCGGGTGCCAAAGAGGACGACGCACTACCCACCAAGACCGACACAGGCTTCAGGAGTGGTGATAGGGTGGCAAGAGATGGAGAGCCATTGGGTGCCGGAGATGCTGAGGGCAAAGAGAAAgcagaaaaggaaaagaaggcttCTATGACGATGTTCAACTTGGTCTTCTTTCTTAGACCCAAGAAGCATGAGGCCAAGGACTTGGTCGACATCATGtacaccaacatcatcaagaagatcaaCAAAGCATACAAGTATTGCCAGGAACGCAGCGACTTTGTGTGGAAAGAATCCAAAAAGATCCTAACTCTGAAGGATAAAGGTCGCGAGGAGA GAAGAAAAATGAGCTTGCTGTGGGATGAGATCTTGTCGACTTCATCGCTGGCAGCGTCTATGCGCGATCTCTACGAAGCCGTATCCCAGAACAGAATTGCTGCTTTACAACTGTGCACAGCCGAGGGGATGGTGACCCATTCGGTCCAGATTCCTGTCCCATTCCACGTCTCTGACCTCCCAGACAATGGAGAGGCAAGTCAGCCAGGCTTGTGGTTAAGTACTGCCAATACGCTGATGAGTGACGATGCGGCGGAAGAACCTGGGTTCTTGGACAAGAACTTTGCTCTATTGCTTCTGGTGGATGAGAAACGTATCATCACTGAGCTACAAGACGACCCGGACGAGACAACTTTGGCCATGATTGAGTTTGTGAGGCATTGCAAGCCAACTTTGTCGTTCTACCAAGTTGGCCAGCAATCTAGTAATGTTCTGTCGCCAACACAGGTTCGCAAGTTCGCCCAGCACTTCATCTTTTGGCGCCGAGCCATCGCCATCCCGCCACTACACGCACGAGACATGTACATCGTGAGTCCGAACTGTGACATGCGCAAGCTACCCCAAGCAGCCGCCCATTGGGCCCGCCAGTTCCCTCTCGTGCCGGCCCTTCCCAGCTTCCTCGCCGAGCTGAGCGTTTCCCCCCGTCCATATAAGCTGCACTGCCCGAGTAAGGCTCACCGTCCAACTTACATGGCCATGCTCGCCTGGCTAATTCGCGGCGGCTGGGTAACCCAAATCTGCACCTTTGCCTACGTCGTCGTCTGGCCCGAGATCATCTACGAAGTCGAACACGCCCTCGAAGCCGAGCAGATtgccaaggaaaagaaagcccAAGCCATGGGCCGTAACGCAAACAGCATAGAAAGCGACGACGcagccaccatcatctctcccacagcagcagccctgagcgacccctccctctccggcttcctccccttgctcAACGATGACAATACCCCCTCAAGTCCCTcgcccaacaaccccatcgcCCCCTCAGTAACCTTCaccgacctccccctccccctatCCCACTCCCAATCCCTAACCAACGTCCAAAAAGCCGCCtggtccaccacctccacctcccccacctcccctaggaaccatcaccaccgccacgcCCTCGCGGgcagtcatcatcaactcgGCCACCAATCCCCCGtaacaacctccacctccaacctcgacctaaaatccctctccctccgctcccaagcctccccctcctccccctccctctcctccagccaaaactctggcggcggcgggggaaCCACCACACGAGCAGAAGAAATCGCCGAAAAAGCCCGCCTCTCCCGCATCGCCTCGCGAGCAGCCCACGATCTAGCAGAGAGATCCATGCTCCACACCCGCAAACCCGTTCCCATggccacctcccacccaagCGTCAACCACGCCCGTCATCTGGAGGCCATGACCCCTTACATCATCCTCGATGCGAAGAAAGCCACCGGAATGGAAAGTTTATACCTCAGCGCGATATGGAAACGGTTCAAGGAGCGGGCGGCAGAGGCGAAAGCTGccaggagggcgagggatggtcagcagcagcagaagaccGGGAGTGATACTAAAAGTATGGCTAgttctggtggtgggaggagtaGTAATATAGGAGGTAAACCTCACAttagtggtggtgttggtcaacagcagcagcaagagtgggaggagagggtggccGACGCCTGGCCCATGTTCCTCAAGTACTTCAACGGGAGGTCGGCGCTCGAGAGAATCGCTctgcaggaggagatgaagaggaaggatgTCTGGAATTTGTTGACGGCTATGAGCGAGTACTTGCTTACTGTTCGTCACTGGTGA
- a CDS encoding uncharacterized protein (COG:K; EggNog:ENOG503Q39U), giving the protein MSHHSFPMNGHGGNGGIDPNDLSMAGNFGSSFQNNNFSGGHTNTNNVSNGFLGDDELLDSLTSPNPTDHQGGLHGQGQDFGMDNMGGMAFSHGAYGSSHHGLSIDNYSSTPDGDPIQSPYVHQPYNQYRPMQHPQSYVSMQSPLAYTPELNEPTDLPFKPVRPPMPQVMGRKPSAPRAPTGATMGLSIGSDSTFAQPIRPTGRVGHEKSHSGQWMGTPNSLSSFPGSASGFSSPITAGMHTQMSELLKGGASMPAKLGSPAASTAEQKKKKRRESHNMVERRRRDNINERIQDLSKLVPTHRLEDEKVRKALQNGGTPMSPDSGTPGQATSSLAGPGARAAVRGTAGSITTGLPMEEKDKGPNKGDILNGSVAWMRDLMWLVELKIHQVEELSNSLMAAGMKLPFEITEDEQRMQSEVLDMMSKDLGIKFTYSRTDGSNLRVPDFTDYAGKKLSSGNNGTSGGYMPVSPSNGMGGHDMLDADDFLDYDEDDNDNGAFKSEAEYGRMDMS; this is encoded by the coding sequence ATGTCACACCATAGTTTTCCGATGAATGGCCATGGAGGGAATGGCGGAATCGACCCAAACGACCTTTCCATGGCCGGAAACTTTGGTTCATCCTTCCAGAACAATAACTTTTCTGGCGGCCATACAAACACGAACAATGTGTCGAACGGATTCCTCGGCGATGACGAGCTACTCGACAGTCTCACAAGCCCTAACCCGACAGATCATCAGGGCGGGTTGCAtggccaagggcaagattTCGGCATGGACAACATGGGTGGAATGGCTTTCTCCCACGGCGCTTACGGTTCGTCTCATCACGGGTTATCCATCGACAATTACTCGAGCACCCCCGACGGTGATCCTATTCAGAGCCCCTATGTGCACCAACCGTACAACCAGTACCGCCCGATGCAGCACCCCCAATCGTATGTCTCGATGCAATCGCCGCTCGCTTACACCCCAGAATTGAACGAGCCGACCGACCTCCCTTTCAAACCAGTACGCCCTCCCATGCCCCAAGTTATGGGACGCAAGCCATCGGCTCCGAGAGCGCCCACAGGAGCCACCATGGGTCTCTCGATCGGTTCAGACTCGACCTTTGCCCAACCTATCAGACCAACTGGTCGTGTGGGCCACGAGAAGTCTCATTCCGGACAGTGGATGGGGACTCCTAATAGTTTATCCTCATTTCCCGGATCCGCGTCGGGCTTCTCATCCCCCATCACAGCGGGCATGCACACTCAGATGAGTGAGCTCCTCAAGGGAGGCGCTTCCATGCCAGCCAAACTTGGGTCGCCGGCAGCGTCCACAGccgagcaaaagaagaagaagaggagagagtCCCACAACATGGTCGAGCGTCGCCGACGAGACAACATCAATGAGAGAATACAGGATCTCAGCAAACTCGTCCCAACGCATAGGCTTGAGGACGAAAAGGTCCGCAAAGCTCTTCAAAACGGCGGCACTCCCATGTCCCCTGATAGTGGCACTCCCGGCCAAGCCACGTCATCGTTGGCCGGTCCTGGTGCTCGTGCTGCGGTCCGCGGTACCGCTGGATCCATCACGACTGGCTTGCCGATGGAAGAGAAAGACAAGGGTCCCAACAAGGGCGATattctcaacggctccgtTGCCTGGATGCGGGATCTCATGTGGCTGGTCGAGCTCAAGATTCACCAGGTGGAAGAGCTCTCAAACTCTCTCATGGCTGCGGGCATGAAGCTACCTTTTGAAATCACCGAGGATGAGCAGCGTATGCAGTCAGAGGTCTTGGATATGATGTCCAAAGATCTTGGCATCAAGTTCACCTACTCGCGTACTGACGGCTCTAATCTTCGTGTGCCGGATTTCACCGATTACGCCGGCAAGAAGCTGAGTTCTGGGAATAATGGAACTTCGGGTGGCTACATGCCGGTGAGCCCCAGTAATGGCATGGGCGGTCATGACATGCTGGACGCCGACGATTTCCTGGACTACGACGAGGATGATAATGACAATGGGGCTTTCAAGTCGGAGGCCGAATACGGCAGGATGGATATGTCGTGA